The genomic DNA ATTGGCCGGCATACGCTCGCCACGTTTATCCGTCTTAAAGGCAATATTCTCACCATGTACCTGAATATCACCTGAAGTAGGAATTTCTAATAGGTTAATGCAGCGAAGAAAAGTAGATTTACCTGAACCTGATGAACCGATGAGAGAAATAACATCGCCTTTTTTGGCCTCTAAGGAAATACCTTTCAAGACCTCATGACTACCAAAACTTTTATGTACATCTTTGACAATCAGAGGGGCAACTTCTGACATTGTTATCTCCTAGAATACTTTGGTTTACATATAACATTGACCAGATTAAAGCAGGACAGCATTACTGAGTATTTGTTTTTATTGATACAGGTCACATTTTGTAAACCCGCAGCCTTTTTGTAAAACACAATCTAACCTGCCTCTTTTCCATGTGCGACATTTTTACGAAAAAAGACAAGGCGATCGCCTTATACCTGTCAAATAGAGTTAAATTATGCATTTGAATCAAATAAAGCATAAACGCATGCTGTTTCTGGTTACAAGTAATTTTAGGTGACAACCCCACATCGCTCAAATTAAGGGCAATATCTGGTTGTTTTATCGACATTTCGCGCCATCTTTGTGCAAGCAAAGTTAGATTTACAAGTTATTCTAAATAATTCTAACCTTAATTCGCTTTTCTTAAGCTCCCAGCTATTGCCCTATTGGAATGGCTGTTTTATGGTACTGCAACACTTTGATGAGCTGCTACTTAGTATCATCACAATAAAAAAAGCGACAACGACCAGATGCATTGGTCTGGGGAGAAGTTGCTACTCACTGCCGTTACCTCTTGCTACACGCAAACTGGGTAACAAAATGGAGAATCAAACTCATGAAAAAAGGCATTTCATTACTTGCCGGCGTTACAATGGCTGCAGCACTAGCCACTAACGCAATGGCAGCACCAAAAACTTTTGTATATTGTGCAGAAGCAAGCCCAGAAGGCTTCAACCCTGCTTTCTATACATCAGGTACAACTTTCGACGCATCTTCACGCCCTATGTTCAACCGCTTGGTTGAGTTTGAGCGCGGCGGCACTGCAGTTCGCCCAGGTTTAGCTGAAAGCTGGACTATTTCTGAAGATGGTAAAACTTACACGTTCAAGTTACGTAAAGGTGTTAAATTCCATCAGCGAAAAGACTTCCGTCCTTCACGTGATATGAATGCAGACGATGTTTTATTCAGCTTTAACCGTCAGCTATTGGAAGACCACCCATACCATGCTGTAGGCGGAAAAGATTACGCTTACTTCGGTTACATGGACATGGCGAACACTATTAAGTCTATTGAGAAAGTAGACGACTACACGGTTCGTTTTAACCTAAATGTAGTTGATGCCACGTTCTTAGCGAACATTGCGATGGACTTCGCTTCTATTGCTTCAGCAGAATACGCCGATGCAATGATGGATGCGGGCACGCCTGATCAGTTCGATAAAACGCCTATCGGTACTGGCCCATTCATTTTGGCTCAATACAAAAAAGATTCGGTTATTCGTTACGTTGCTCACAATGCATACTGGGAAGGCAAGTCTAAGTTAGACCGTCTTGTATTCTCAATTACGCCAGATGCAAGCGTACGTTATGCGAAGCTTCAAAAAGGCGAGTGTCACCACATGCCTTACCCGAACCCATCTGACGTTGCAGCAATGCAAAAAAATGATGACCTTAAAGTATTGCAATCTAACGGCCTAAACGTTGGTTACTTAGCATTCAATACCAAGAAGCCACCTTTCGACAACGTACTTGTTCGTCAGGCGCTAAACATTGCAACCAACAAAAACGCTATCTTAGATGCCGTTTACGAAGGTGCGGGTGAAGTGGCTAAAAACCCAATTCCACCAACAATGTGGTCTTACAACGAAGATATCGTAGATTACGATTACAACGTTGAATACGCTAAGAAATTATTGGCTGAAGCTGGCTTCCCGAACGGTTTTGAAACCGACATCTGGGCCATGCCTGTATCTCGTCCATATAACCCAAATGCACGTCGTATGGCTGAGCTTATCCAAGCCGACTGGGCAAAAGTGGGTGTTAACGCGAAGATCGTTTCTTACGAATGGGGTGAATACCTAGATCGTTCTAAGAACGGTGAGCATGAAACAATGATGCTTGGCTGGACTGGCGACAACGGTGACCCAGACAACTTCATGTATGTGCTTCTAGGCTGTCCTTCTGCTGAAACTGGCGGTAACCGTGCATTCTGGTGCCACGAAGAGTTTAACGGCATGTTAGAAACCGCACGTTCAACCTTCGATCTTGAAAAACGTACTGAACTTTACAAAGAAGCTCAGGTGATTTTCAAAGAAGAAGCGCCATGGATAACGCTTGCGCATTCGGTAGTATTTGAGCCGGTTCGTAAAGAAGTGACTGGTTACAAAATGAGCCCATTCGGTGGGCACGATTTCTACCCAGTAGATCTTGTTGACTAAAAAGCATTGTTAGTCTTGTGAGGGCGGCTCCCAGCCGCCCTTTTGTTTGTTAAGAGCACACTATCCACCAAACGTGCTTCTACTATAAGAAATAACTCAGGTAATCCCTATGTTCCAATTTATTTTGCGTCGATTAAGTGTGGTGATCCCTACGTTTATTGGCGTCTCCTTACTCACCTTTTCACTGATTCATTTTATTCCCGGTGACCCTGTAACCGTGATGGGTGGTGAACGCGGCGTAACCGAAGAACAGCGTGCTGAAATTGAGGCCATGCTCGGGCTAGATAAACCCATTTATAAGCAATATTTCGTCTATATCTCTAATGTACTGCAAGGTGATTTAGGCACATCTTTTATTACTCGTGAACCTGTCATGAGTGAATTCTTAACTTTATTTCCTGCAACGATTGAGCTTTCTTTCTTTGCAGCCATATTCGCAATTCTCGTTGGCCTACCCTTAGGCATTATTGCCGCCGTAAAACGAGGCAGCGTATTTGATCACAGCGTAATGACCGTGAGTTTGGCCGGTTATTCAATGCCCATTTTTTGGTGGGGCTTACTGTTAATTCTATTATTTTCTATCCAACTCGATTTAACACCCGTTTCAGGCCGATTAGACGTGGCCTATTGGGTTGATGAAGTAACGGGTTTCATGATTATCGATGCTTGGCTTTCTGGTGAAGAAGGCGCCGTACAGTCGGCATTCGCACACCTTGCCTTACCCAGCATTGTACTAGGCACCATTCCCATGGCCGTTATTGCTCGTATGACGCGCTCTTCGATGTTAGAAGTTCTAAGTGAAGATTATATCCGTACGGCTAGAGCGAAAGGCTTGTCTCGCACCACGGTAATTTTAAAGCACGCCTTACGCAACGCATTGATTCCTGTGGTTACCGTTATTGGTTTGCAAGTAGGCACATTGCTTTCAGGTGCCATCTTAACCGAAACCATTTTTGCTTGGCCCGGCATCGGTAAGTGGTTAATTGAAGCCATTGGTCGACGCGATTACCCTGTTGTTCAAGGCGGTCTACTGATGATTGCAACCATGATCATCCTCGTTAACTTTATTATTGATTTAATGTACGGCGTGATTAACCCTCGCGTTCGTCATTCTAAATAGGAGCAGATATGACTCAATCTACTGTCACTCCCGCTGTTGCTCCCCGCACACCGCTGGCCGAATTTTGGTTTTACTTCAGCCAAAACCGGGGCGCAGTTGTCGGACTAGGTTATGTGATCTTTATTGTACTGCTTGCATTGCTAGCCGATGTTTTAGCTCCATTTTCGCCTATCGAGCAGTTCCGCGATGCTATTTTATTGCCTCCAGCATTTACGGAAGGTGGTCAATCTCAATATTGGTTAGGCACCGATGAAGTAGGCCGCGATATTTTATCTCGCTTAATGCATGGCGCGCGTTTATCGCTGTTAATTGGCTTGGTCATCGTAAGCATTTCATTGGTTATGGGTATTTGTTTAGGTTTATTTGCAGGCTACTTTGGCGGTTTTATTGATTCTGTCATCATGCGTACCAGTGATATTTTGCAATCACTGCCCGCATTGTTGTTAGCCATTGCCGTCGTCGCGGTGTTAGGACCTTCGATTTTAAATGCCGGCTTAGCGCTTTCGTTGGTTTACTTGCCTCATTACATCCGTTTAACACGAGCGTCAGTTTTAGCTGAAAAGAATCGTGATTATGTGGTGTCTTCTAGTGTGGCGGGCGCGGGTTCGTTCCGAATCATGTTT from Reinekea marina includes the following:
- the dppC gene encoding dipeptide ABC transporter permease DppC; translation: MTQSTVTPAVAPRTPLAEFWFYFSQNRGAVVGLGYVIFIVLLALLADVLAPFSPIEQFRDAILLPPAFTEGGQSQYWLGTDEVGRDILSRLMHGARLSLLIGLVIVSISLVMGICLGLFAGYFGGFIDSVIMRTSDILQSLPALLLAIAVVAVLGPSILNAGLALSLVYLPHYIRLTRASVLAEKNRDYVVSSSVAGAGSFRIMFITVLPNCLAPLIVQATLGFSNAILDMAALGFLGLGAQPPAAEWGTMLATAREYIQSAWWVVTFPGLAILTTVLAFNLMGDGLRDALDPKLKQ
- a CDS encoding ABC transporter substrate-binding protein, with amino-acid sequence MKKGISLLAGVTMAAALATNAMAAPKTFVYCAEASPEGFNPAFYTSGTTFDASSRPMFNRLVEFERGGTAVRPGLAESWTISEDGKTYTFKLRKGVKFHQRKDFRPSRDMNADDVLFSFNRQLLEDHPYHAVGGKDYAYFGYMDMANTIKSIEKVDDYTVRFNLNVVDATFLANIAMDFASIASAEYADAMMDAGTPDQFDKTPIGTGPFILAQYKKDSVIRYVAHNAYWEGKSKLDRLVFSITPDASVRYAKLQKGECHHMPYPNPSDVAAMQKNDDLKVLQSNGLNVGYLAFNTKKPPFDNVLVRQALNIATNKNAILDAVYEGAGEVAKNPIPPTMWSYNEDIVDYDYNVEYAKKLLAEAGFPNGFETDIWAMPVSRPYNPNARRMAELIQADWAKVGVNAKIVSYEWGEYLDRSKNGEHETMMLGWTGDNGDPDNFMYVLLGCPSAETGGNRAFWCHEEFNGMLETARSTFDLEKRTELYKEAQVIFKEEAPWITLAHSVVFEPVRKEVTGYKMSPFGGHDFYPVDLVD
- a CDS encoding ABC transporter permease subunit, whose protein sequence is MFQFILRRLSVVIPTFIGVSLLTFSLIHFIPGDPVTVMGGERGVTEEQRAEIEAMLGLDKPIYKQYFVYISNVLQGDLGTSFITREPVMSEFLTLFPATIELSFFAAIFAILVGLPLGIIAAVKRGSVFDHSVMTVSLAGYSMPIFWWGLLLILLFSIQLDLTPVSGRLDVAYWVDEVTGFMIIDAWLSGEEGAVQSAFAHLALPSIVLGTIPMAVIARMTRSSMLEVLSEDYIRTARAKGLSRTTVILKHALRNALIPVVTVIGLQVGTLLSGAILTETIFAWPGIGKWLIEAIGRRDYPVVQGGLLMIATMIILVNFIIDLMYGVINPRVRHSK